The DNA segment ACGCCATCGGCCGACACCACCGAGGAATCGGCGAGCGACGAACCGTCCGACGAAGAGACGGATACCCCCCAGACGAGCGAGGACATTCAAAATCTCCTCGAGACGCTTCAGGAGTACGACGACGAAATCGCCCGCGACGTCAACTCGATCGTCGAGATGGCGCGAGAACTCAACGGCACCGTCCAGCACCAGCGAGCCGAACTCGAGGACCTCAGCGAGCGAGTCGAAGCCCAGGCCGAAACAATCGGCGACCTTCAGGATCAACTCGACGAGCGCGAAGGGGCCCTCGAGGATCGCGAGGAAACCATCGAAGCGTACGAAGAGCAGATCGGCGACCTCAAAAGTCACGTCAAACGAACGCAGGCGGACTTCCAGAACTACAAAAAGCGGGCGAAAAAACGCCAGCAGCAGATCAAAGACCGCGCGACAGAGGACCTCGTCGAGCGACTCGTGACCGTTCGAGACAACCTCAAACGGGCGCTCAACGAGGAGAGCGAGAACGTCGAGAGCCTACGAGATGGTCTCGAGATGACGCTCAAGGAGTTCGACCGTATCCTCTCGGAAGAAAACGTCGAAGAGGTCGACCCCGAACCGGGAACGGCCGTCGACCCACAGCGACACGAAGTCATGATGCGCGTCGACAGCGAGAAACCCGAGGGGACCATTGCAGACGTGTTCACACCGGGCTACGAAATGGGCGATAAAGTCATTCAGAACGCGCAGGTGACGGTGAGCAACGGCTCGCTCGAGGAAGACGAACCGGACGACTCGGAGGAAGCCGACGACAGTGGTCAGGAATCCGAGGACAAAGCCCCCGCTGCTGACGACAGTGATGACGAGGACGAGAGCGCCGGCGAGTCGACAGTCGAAGACGCGGCCGACGATGCTGAAGCCGAGGACGCGGCCGACGATGCTGAAGCCGAGGAAGCAATCGAACTCGGTGGTGAAGTCGCGGAGGACGATGACGGCGAAGCCGTCGACGGTGAGGATAGTGCCGCCAACAGTGCGGACGATGCAAGCGACCTCGAGGACGATGCGACGCCCGATAACAGTGATTCTGACGACGCTGACGTAGACGAGGCGACCGACGACGAAGCCGAAACCGAAGGGACGGACGCTGACGACGACGAAGCGAGTGAAAGCGACGTTGCCGGAACGGACGACGAAGCCGAGCAGTAACCTCTTTCACTCGTTCCAGAAACGCCTTCTCCCATCGTGTTTGCTCGCTCCTCTCGAGAAGCCTGCCTCGAGTACGGCTATTCGCGGCCGAGCGTATGGAACTCCTCGTTGGGACGCATATCTGCAAGCTGGGCCATCCGGTTCGAGAGATTGAAAAACGCGGCGACGGAGCCGATATCCCAGATGGCGCGGCGACTAAAGCCGTGGTCCTCGAGTGTCTCGAGGTCGCTTTCTTCGACGGCTGCTTGATTTTCGGTCAGGGTGACCGCAAGGTCCAGCATCGCGCGGTGGCGGTCGCTGACGTCCGCGTTCCGGTAGTTGGAAATGAGTTGGTCGGCCAACAGCGGGTCATCACCGTACAGTCGAACGAGAGCGCCGTGAGCCGTGTTACAGTAATAACAGTCGTTCGCGCCGCTGACGGCGACGATGATCATCTCGATCTCGAGGCGAGTCAGTTCGGTGTCCTCGACGAGTGCGTCGTAGTAGTCGAAAAACGCCCGGAAGTGCGAGGGTCGGTAGGCGTAAGCGAGAAAGACGTTCGGAGTGAACCCGGCCCGCTCCGTCTCGTCTTCGATGCGTTCTTGCAGATCTTCGGGAAGCGATTCGACGTCCGGGACTGGAAAACGCGTCATTGGGTCGATGTCTGCCATGCGCTTGCGCACGTTCGGGGAGGCAAAAACGTTCGGGGTCTCGCCGTTGGATATACCGGGCTCGTGCGGTTGGGTATATTGGGGTTGGCTTTGAGTCTCGAGCAGGGGGCTCACTCGAGTTTGATTCAGGAGGGAACGGAATCGGTCTCTTCAGGAAGAACGATATCGGTATGGTCAGGAAGAACGCCATCGGCGTCGGTATGTTCACAGGCATTCTCGACGGCAGCAACCACAGGACATATACTGGCCGGTGACCTCCAGTTTGACAGATGTATCAACTCGGTCACTACGGCATTACGATGCTCGCCTACGCGCCCGTCGGTGCGAGCGTCGCCCTCGCCGGCGAGCAGGTGCTGGCGATTCTCGGTGCCGTCATCTGTCTCTCGCTGTCGACGCTGCCCGACGCCGACCACCAGATTCCACTCATCGAGCACCGAGGCATCACCCACACGCTGGTGTTTGCCCTCCTGGTCGGTGCCGTCATGGGTGGTGGACTCTATCTGGCACTCGAGGTGGTCACCGGCACTGTCGACACGACGCTCGTCACGTTCGTGTTCGCAGTGTCCGCGTTCGCCATCGTTACCCACATTCTCGGAGACGCACTGACCCCGATGGGTGTGGCTCCGTTCTGGCCGCTCACGTCACGTCGCTTCACGCTAAACGTGACGCCGGCGAAAAATCGGCTGGCGAACTACGGTCTCTTCGTGCTGGGAGTCGGGGCGTCGGTGCTCGCCGTGATGGCGGTGTCCGCTCTCGGGTGAGGTGTCTCGAGGATGGAGACATTCCCGGTTGTGATACTCGAGTCGTCGATGGATTTGGGGAAAGTTCAGATTTGGTAGTGAATAACTCTAGTAAACAGAGTATCGTGGAATAAGTGATCGACTGTAATGTGAGGACGATGAGAACAGCATACTGCGGAGGGCTTGCCAGTGGGTCGGTGTTCGTCGATATGTGACGATAACAGTCCCTATCAGGCGGTCGCCTGGCCACGCTCGAGCGAGCGACGCTCCTTGAAGGCCAACCAGGCACCGACGAGTAGGGTCACGAACAACGCGCCGGCGACCAGCAGGTACGTCAGGTCGAGTGCCGGCGAGTAGGTCATCACGGATTCGCGGCTCAAAACGAGCGTCCCGAGGGTCAACAGCGTTCCGAGCGCGATCGTTCCTCGAGTCGCCAGGCTGTCGAAGACGTCGCTGCCGTAGAGTGCAGCCAGCGTGACGACAGCGAGCAGCGTCAAGAGGACGCCCATCTGAATCGTCAGCGTGGTGGGGGTGTTTTGCTGGATGAAAATCGGGCTCAAAAGCACCTGTACCGGGACCGTCACCGCACCGATGGCGAGGCCTATCGCGACGTGTCTCGCCTCGAGGCGGTCCTCCCAGGCCAGAACGAGCGCCACCACGAAGATGACGAAAATCAGGATGGCGGTCCAGAAGTGGAAGTTGAGAACCGTCATCTGATAGGAGAGGACGGTCTCAGCGCCGAGGTACACCTGAATCGGCGTCAGAATCAGGCCCGCCGTTACGAGTCCGGCCACGGCTTTCGTCGCGTGGTCGGTCCAGATTGCAGCAATCGCCGAGGCGATGATTGCAAAGCCGGCCAGCATGGCAACGACGCGGTGGATCCACTCCCAGAAGGAGGGTTGGCCCTGAGGCAACAGGTTCAGGAAGCCACCGTCACAGACCGGCCAGTTCGCGTCACAGGCGAGTCCCGATCCGGTCGTTCTGGCCGCGACGCCGAGGATGATCGTTCCCGCGACGAGGGCGACCGTGAGCGTCAACAGATACCGAAATCGGGTCCGGCCGAACGTGATCGGCAACCGCGAGGAATCTGACGTGTGGGTATCGTAAGACACGGGTTCTCATCGGGGGTTAGGAGTGGGCGTATTTGAATCGTCCGTGTTCTTCCCGGGCGACGAGAGTGCGAGCCACGTATCGCTAACATGTGCGGGTAACCGGATGAGCAGTTGGTAGCGTATCGACGGAACGGTTCGTCGGATTCAAGCCGTTCCCGCTCGAGGCCCCGACATGGAAAAACTCGCGCGGCTAGACGCTCATCTCGAGGCCAACGACCTCGCGTCCGTCTGGTTCGCCCGACCGAACTCGTTTGCGTGGCTCGCCGGCGGCGACAACGTCGTCGACCGGGAAGGTGACATCGGCGTCGGTGCACTCGGCTACGACGGCGACGCAGTCACACTCCTGGCGAACACCATCGAACTCGAGCGACTCCGCGATGAGGAAGTTCCCGACCTCGAGGCTGCGGGCGTGCCCATCGAGACGGAAACGTTCCCCTGGTACGAAGGGTCTCTCTCGGACGCACTCGCAAGTGTCGTCGAGGGCAAACGGGCAGCGGCGGACATCGACGTTCCGGCTGCGAATATCGAGCGAATCGACCCGAGTGAGGTTCGCCAGCCGTTGACCGAAACCGACATCGAACGCTACCGCGAGCTCGGCCGAGACACCGCAACTGCGGTCGAAGCCGTCTGCCGGGAGTTACAAGCCGACGACACAGAAGCGGAAGTGACGGCAGCCCTCACCGTCTCGCTGGCTGCACAGAACATCGAGGCGCCGGTCGTTCTCGTGGGCGGTGCAGAACGCGCCCAGCGATACCGACACTACACGCCCAAATCCGTCGAGTTCGGCGACTACGTCCTCGTTTCGGTGACGACCCAACGCTACGGCCTACACGCGAGTTGCACTCGAGCGGTCGCCTTCGACCCGCCCGGATGGCTCGAGGACAACCACGTTACGGCCGCCCGAGTCGAGACGACCGCGCTGGCCGCGACGCAAGCAGGCGGAACCCGGCCGACAAAAGTGCCCGGGGCTCGAGAAGGGGGCGGCCGGGCGGCCGACGGCGAGCCTGCGGTCGACGCTGATACCGAACGTCCAGCCACCGCAGGAGACGTGTTTGGCGCTATCCAGGAGGCATACGACCGGCTTGGATTCGACGGGGAGTGGGAAAAACACCACCAGGGCGGCGCTGCCGGGTTCGCCGGCCGCGAGTGGATCGCAACGCCGAACCACGAGGCACCGCTCGTGACGCCGATGGCCTACGCCTGGAATCCAACCGTCGCGGGTGCAAAGAGCGAGGACACCGTCCTCGTCACCGAAGACGGTTTCGAGGTCCTGACGACCACCGAGGACGCACCGATGGGCGAACCCTGGCCGACCATCGACGC comes from the Natronosalvus amylolyticus genome and includes:
- a CDS encoding M24 family metallopeptidase, with amino-acid sequence MEKLARLDAHLEANDLASVWFARPNSFAWLAGGDNVVDREGDIGVGALGYDGDAVTLLANTIELERLRDEEVPDLEAAGVPIETETFPWYEGSLSDALASVVEGKRAAADIDVPAANIERIDPSEVRQPLTETDIERYRELGRDTATAVEAVCRELQADDTEAEVTAALTVSLAAQNIEAPVVLVGGAERAQRYRHYTPKSVEFGDYVLVSVTTQRYGLHASCTRAVAFDPPGWLEDNHVTAARVETTALAATQAGGTRPTKVPGAREGGGRAADGEPAVDADTERPATAGDVFGAIQEAYDRLGFDGEWEKHHQGGAAGFAGREWIATPNHEAPLVTPMAYAWNPTVAGAKSEDTVLVTEDGFEVLTTTEDAPMGEPWPTIDARAVGPEFDLEFERPGILGVHDA
- a CDS encoding COX15/CtaA family protein, whose translation is MSYDTHTSDSSRLPITFGRTRFRYLLTLTVALVAGTIILGVAARTTGSGLACDANWPVCDGGFLNLLPQGQPSFWEWIHRVVAMLAGFAIIASAIAAIWTDHATKAVAGLVTAGLILTPIQVYLGAETVLSYQMTVLNFHFWTAILIFVIFVVALVLAWEDRLEARHVAIGLAIGAVTVPVQVLLSPIFIQQNTPTTLTIQMGVLLTLLAVVTLAALYGSDVFDSLATRGTIALGTLLTLGTLVLSRESVMTYSPALDLTYLLVAGALFVTLLVGAWLAFKERRSLERGQATA
- a CDS encoding metal-dependent hydrolase codes for the protein MYQLGHYGITMLAYAPVGASVALAGEQVLAILGAVICLSLSTLPDADHQIPLIEHRGITHTLVFALLVGAVMGGGLYLALEVVTGTVDTTLVTFVFAVSAFAIVTHILGDALTPMGVAPFWPLTSRRFTLNVTPAKNRLANYGLFVLGVGASVLAVMAVSALG
- a CDS encoding peroxidase-related enzyme (This protein belongs to a clade of uncharacterized proteins related to peroxidases such as the alkylhydroperoxidase AhpD.) produces the protein MADIDPMTRFPVPDVESLPEDLQERIEDETERAGFTPNVFLAYAYRPSHFRAFFDYYDALVEDTELTRLEIEMIIVAVSGANDCYYCNTAHGALVRLYGDDPLLADQLISNYRNADVSDRHRAMLDLAVTLTENQAAVEESDLETLEDHGFSRRAIWDIGSVAAFFNLSNRMAQLADMRPNEEFHTLGRE